A window of Magnolia sinica isolate HGM2019 chromosome 13, MsV1, whole genome shotgun sequence genomic DNA:
TGCTTATTTAAAACATAGGTTGTATTTTTTGTGTTTATTTAGCTTCCAATCTACTTTCATCTTTGAATGTAACTTTATATATCATTATATATTGTTTTAGAgaacatgtggggcctacttggtGCATGTACAGAATCCAACCTGTCAAGCGCGATTGTCCCAAATGAAAGTGGGTTGCCCCAAAattcagatcaatctaaccatTAAATTTTTCATCAcctaaatttggaggtttttgggtggttatTCAATtcattattttatatggtgtggccacCCGATGGTTGGATAAGCTCGATTTTCATAATATATACCCCATCatcatggtgtggttcacttgatggtTAGGTTAGATGGCATGCATACAACATGCTGGGTCCCATATGGGCAGTTGAATAACCGTTACTCCTACTTGTAAGCCCTATCCTAACTAACTAGGGATGGTGACACTAATCATGATGGCTCTACCATTCCAGTATTCTACCTATCAAAACCATGACTTTTTTTATACTTAGTTAAATACTTTTTACATGCAGATGAATAACCTTATTCTCCATCGGTTGTAGAGGATCCAGTCTCTATTATTCAAACCTATAGGTGGACCCCATATGATTGGACATGGTCTTAATCTACCATATCTACTTGAGAATGGTGAAAGTGATATGAGGTGGTCATCAGGCAAAGTGGAGTAAGAATATACCATGGCATATATAGATTaggcaatccattcatcaagcgGACCACgcttgtatgagaaaaatggacaaTTAATAAGACACCATGACAATTGTGACCGTAAATAACATGTGTGACACGTATGCAATGATTCATCTTTTTAATAtctcttgatatatgtatatgtatgtgtgtgtgtgtctatatatatatatatatagagagagagagagagagagagagagagattttctttCCATGAATGGTGGGAGACATGACACATGCAAAATTCATGTGGTTGACAGATCCAGAGAGGTTTCGATTCGCAAGAGAGACGTCCTTCGGACGACAACACTTGAACTTTTGGAGCAGATCACCCGTTCTCATCTGGACTGTAAGAAACCAAAATATCattcacttatatatatatatatatatatatatatatatatatatatatatatatatatttatttatttttaatattcccTCATGTCCATTTCATCGTTCTAAAACACCAGACTCAGTTTGACTTGTTTGGTCCTGAGTCAAGTTGTGACTTGGCCAAGTCACCCACTTCATGGTTTTACGATGTAGTGACTCAGTCCGACTTGTTTGGAGCTGAGTCAAGTTGTGACTGAACCAAGTCACCAACTTCATGGTTTTAAGACAAGGCGGCTTAGTCTGACTCATCTGGTCATGAGTCAAGTTGTGACTCAGCCAAATCACCCACTTCATGGTTTTAAGACACGGTCGCTTAGTCTGACTCATCTAGTCATGAGTCGAGTTTGGACCTGGCCAAGTCACCTACTTCATGGTTTTAAGACATTGAGACTCAGTCTAACTCGTCTGGTCCTGAGTTAACTCAGCTAAGTCACCCACTTCATGTTTTTGAGACATGAGACTTGGTCTGCCTCTTCGATCCCGTGTCAAGTTGTGACTCGTTCAATTCAACTCAGAGACTGACCCTAGTTTTAAATACTAAAATGTAAAAATACAAATGAGGATGGCCTCTAGCACAAGGGTCAAGTTGATTGGTACCGGCTTATCAACAGGGAAACCAAGTTAGGACACATCTTTTCAACGAGAAATGCTCCTGCACCTTTGGAGCACTATAGCTACAGTACTCCTATTTGTATTGGGACACTTAAGATAATCCAATCGACTGATCTAGACTGTCCGTTGGGTCAGTCCAACATATAGAGGAATGCTCACATGTGTACCTTCTTATGTAAGCACCCAcggaatctgaacagtccacgtgatgTAGCACTCCTTGAAACCTCAtcagcccaactttcagcctaatCAGCCTAATACAAAACCCtaatgggccatggaaaaaggaaacaatttcctcccttaatttgcgtTTCTCTTTGATATGACCTACTAGAATATTGGATCAGGTTGAAAATTGGCCTATAAAGTTTCAAGGGATgccgcatcatgtggaccatttggAATCCGTGCCCATGACAAGTGTGCAAACTGTTCATGGCCCAtgtaagaaggtgcgcaggtgaggatatatatgtgtgtgtgcatgcgatGGGCGGTCGAGATGGTTCACACAAAAATATGTCTGAAACAACCAGGAGCATCATAACTTATTGTTCCTTAatagcactggagcatttctcattttcaattgtctTAATCGGACTACCATGCAGCATACTACCAATTAAGAACGTGATTGTGATTTTTAAAGAAACCCGGTGGTCCATTTATTTCAATCCACCCAAGTCAACCAGAATAAGATAGCACATagtgtttaatttttatattgaTGTATCAAAAGTCCGGCTGATTCCCTCGTTGattcccttatgtgggccaccaatagctttttctttttcttttctttaaaattaggtattttaccaaataattaatGCCTCCAATCACCAGTATTCCCTAGCAATGCTTTATGAAAGTTGTGAGGCCCACGTGGTATGTCTCTTACATGTGTGGGTCCAATCGTAGGGTGGACCAattcataaatttaaaaaaaaaattaaaaaattaaaaaaatgtaggCTTAGATATTTTGCTCGTGccatcatcatgatgtttatcacGTGAGTCCCCTACGTGTATTGAGTTTTATTAGGGAAATAGTACTACGAGGTCAACCTCATGAGAACTTACCATGAgatcaagctatgtgggccccactgtgatgtgtgtctaaatctaccccattagtcagatgctccattccatggtgggacacgggcttaaaaatcaagttaatccatgacttttgtgggccacaccacatacaacagttgagaggggttatcctcccattaaaacattcataatcagttattgggtccatctaaatgtggttcacaaatgcagcccatccattgtgtgtgtcccacttgtattagaggtcataccaagtttcagccacataaAAAAACTCATatggctccaccaagtgcttttatatgttttaggcatgtcttctcaTGGTTTtacattgtatggcccacctaagttccatatatggatatttttggcatatcccataacctaaatgaTACCCATAAAATTCATAGttttgatgttcgacatgcatcacggtggggtccacacaactcgACATCACGGGGAGTTCtcagttcccatgaggtcgacctggTATTACCATTTCCCCCTTTATAATTCCATTTCTCGAAAAGCACCTCCCtgtaatttttaattataaaggcATTATTTGTAAAATATAAATTTCTTAGGAATTTTGAAAATcctttaaatttttataaaatcatttGAAATGACAAGATAAGGGCGTGGAATCCAATAAACATGAGATTAGGTCTCACACTAGCTAGATTGTCAAATTAATTTTCCTTTTTTGTGGACAAAAACtcaatgaacggcttagatggatTTTTGCATGTGACCACACCACTCGGATATCCCACGTACTTGCCAGCTCAGCTTGCTTGCAGTGTGTGGGGGGTAGAAACTTACATATGGAGGTTGAGTACATCTCCTTTAACTAAGCTTTCTTTTTCTGCCAGCTGTTCTGGCTCCCCCCACCATAAACTGTGGATAGGCTAAAATAAATGAAGCTGGTCCACTGGCCAGGTAAGCCACATGGGAGATGGTTCAAAGAAATTGATCAGCGAGCGAAATTCAATATAAATTTGTGGGCCCGGCAGTTAAGTGGACACACCCCAATTTTGGCGGGAGATGTTCAGGTGAGAGGGATccggaggtgggtgggacccctgactgtgggcccactgtggtgtatgtgactacatccatgccgtccatctatattgaaacctcattttacaatatgatccaaaaaatgaagcagttccaaatcccaTATGAGCCATggtacaggaaacagtagtgattgaccattaaaaacttcttgtgggctacaaaagttttgggtcaagatgatatttgtgcggtctatttatcaacaagttggatggcaaataaacatttctgtggaatccatgaagtttttattagcggggattcaatcacaacaaTTTCCTATGGTCCAGTACTCCTAGAATTTGAGTcatcttcatttttggtatcatgtcctaaaacgaGCTTTTAAATTggttggacagcgtggatttaatacacatacatcactgtgagtcccacaatcaggggtcccacccacatgtcCATATGGGTCTCACCTACTCCATTCCCATTTTTGTCCTTGAGCATCTATAAAGTGGGAAGCGCTACCAATCAATCttgatatttttaatattttttaacttcCTTAACGTAGCGAATATttcaactttaaaaaaataataataattcaataCAAGCTTTATTATAAAGTTATAATAAAAGTTGTATATTAATTATTAAACTAATGCAAATCCTCATCTTTTATTCGAGCTTATGATATACGATGAGAGCAAAAAACACTCCCGAGTTCACCGGCTGCCATACAACCTAAACCTCGAACTACAATTAGATCCGATTGATTTGGTCATTTAAATTTCATAGATCCAGCCGATTTAGTATGCCCAAATCTGGAACAAGTCTCGATTATATTTCATTACAAAGGTTGTGATTAAAATCAACAAGTTGCACAATAAACACATGATGTACCGAAAGTCATGTCACCCATGCGTGGAATTTTGactattaagtttttttttttctttttttttactttctatttCTCTCATATAAGTTTGacctaattaattaattaattaatattattttatttataatggtATTTATTTTATGCCTTATTCAATGAATACCTAATATATGATATCTTTTCCCAACCTTCTAACACAAAGGGGCTCTCTCTAAGTTAGGCCTTTCTTTCAAATCCCATAGGTCCTTGGACTAGAAGATCCTTTTCTTTAGCTGAATGTGGACTATTATTCTATTTCTCTTCTTAAGCATCTATCTTAATCCACAAAATCAAGTGTCAAGATTGTCTTattgattattattttattttatttttgggctgagGAAGGTGAAAAATCACCGGTCCACATTTGTCCAAATGGAAAATCCGAACGTACAAGTATGGGATGGGGTTTGGGTGCGGCTACACATATATCATACCTAGAGCCGATCCATTGACACCCGTAGAATAATAAAATATGGccatttgggttttgtttttttttcgaaaaaaaaaatttcttgaaTAGAATTTCTAATTCGGTTTCATATTTACAGGTTTGTTTCTTCAGACAATTCGTGAGGTCTGTTCCAAAAGTGGACTACTTAACCCTGAGACATGGCTTTATAATGgaaatttaagatttttatatGGCCCATCTGATAAAAAGGCCCACATAACCTTTTGCTTATTATAATATCCATCCAATTTTCAGGCCCACTTGGCTCCGCAGAGCTCGACTAAATTCGATTTTCAGAAATACATCAAAAGATCACTTGAAGAAGATTTCAAAGTCATCGTTGGGATTAGGTGAGCATATCTTACTAATataatctctctctctacaaTCAAGGGTGGGCCTCATTTGGGTCTTGGTTGTAACGTTGCCTGCTTGACGGTGGGTCACGCCATGGCCTACGTTTTGCAGAATTTTTTTAAGGCCCAGTCCAATCAAGGAATTAACTCATATCGCGTTATAATTAGTGGGTTTCGGTCTGAAATTAAAAGCGGCCAGAGCCTATTTCATGGCCTGATTTATACAGTGGACCATTCAAAACCCGTTCCCGGCTGTTTTGGACTGACCATTGGGTCTAGGAACacttcatgggccaccatgcaaaTATCACATTAACCTGAATGTGAAAGCTTGCATTCTTAtttctaaccatctatttgcaaTTCATTGATAGAATTATAAATAACCCACGaagaggcccaccaaatggatagtTGAAATACTTGATAAGACTTATCTTTCTgtagatgatcttgaccgtccattgatTTGTTAAAATAGTCAATAAGATGTTTGCCATGTTTGCATACCTATATTATGGTTCTTCGCTGTGCTCTTCCTGATGAGCAACGCACACGGTGAGTAATCTCAACCATTATTTAGCTGGTCCTTACATTTCTCTTTTAAAACCAGTGGGGcagtcaatgggctgggccttaGTTCATCTTGCCCATAGTTCAAACGGTTCATGATGGCCGGCCGGGCGGAccgattcatttttttttgtgggcCCAATTACAGCCACATGTGTACAAGAAATGGCCCATGCTACACACTCAATGTACACATGTAGGCCCAACGGCGGCAACCCGCATGGGTAGGAAGCAGTGACCGGCAGGCCATTCTGATCAATGGCATGGCACATGCAGGCACTTGCATTTGGTTTTTGATTTTGATCATTGATCATTTGGATTGACAATTTGATATTATGGGCCACAGATCATTCTACTGGTGGGGACAAAGCTTCAGGTGATAATCACAAGGATGGGGCTGCAGATTCAAGACCGTGGTGATGTCGTTAAGGGCATCCCCGTCGTCCAACCCGCCGACAAACACTTCTGGTTCCATAGGCCTCGCCTCGTACTCTTCCTCATCAATTTTGTTCTTTTTCAGGTGCCCACTCCACTAATGTCCACTAATgacatgtttggatgcactattgaattgcgATAACTATTTTGATGAGCTAAAATAACCACATTGTATTAATATTCAATCGCGATCAGGCTACATTGAAGTTAGCCCGGAAAGAAGCGGTTTGATTACTTATAAAAATGCTTCTAAGTGGGCCTTGTTTTCCAAACattgggtgtggtccactcatcaagtgccCCAAGTGGgaagaaaatggatgaataaaaGGATGGGCCCACAATCCACATTGAGTGTAAACATATGGCCCACTGAATTTCGTTTATATTTTTAACactgtatgatttgaatgttGCAGAATGCATTTCAACTCGCCTTCTTCGTGTGGACTTGGGTAAGAATCTCGCCTCTTCTTAATTCAAACAAGATGCTTTggaatttctttctatttttttattatttttttccttcttattttttctaacatgtttGGATTGCTCATTTGCAGTATACATTCGGACTCCGATCTTGCTTCCATGAGCATTTGGAAGACGTGATTATCAGAATATCAATGGGGTGAGTTGAATAACTAGATAGTGTAGTGATATCATCATGCTTAAAAGACTCGGTGACTCGGACTGACTCATCTGGTCTTGAGTCTAACTCGTTACTCCGCCGAGGCCGAATAGGCTTGAGTTGCCGGAGTTGGGGGCAACTTGTCTGGTCTTGAGTCAACTTGTGACTTGGCCGAGGCCAAATAAGCCCGAGTTGCCGGAGTTGGGGGTGACTCGTGTTGATCTGGATTAGGTTGGAATgggtctgagtcaactcagacgaGTCGAATGGGACTCAAAATCATCCCATCATCTTGTAATGTCTGGGATCTACTCTAAACTATCAGCATGTGTTGCCCAATGTGGCCTACATGCAGTGGTTgttggatgatcagaaccgttcatccaTTGGGTCTATTTTAGATGGGTTATGATGCAATGATCATTAGCTGAAATGATGATATTGACCACTGATTTGATTTATTGAGTTGAATGTGacccattgaaaatttttctttgcAATGACATCAACGGTAAGAATTAGAGTGGCCTATCTCGAGTACACTTGAAAGATGGACGGTACACACGGCATGTGTGtgatgatctgaactgttcattagTCATATCTCTCCATAGGACTACTGACCAAAATCGCAGCAATCAGATTATCCTAACCATGTATAAAATGGTGCGTAAATGTTCACCAGATTTCAATGATTGTTGTACACAACTTTTTAAATGGTCAGGATTGTCTAATTGTTCTGATTTTTGGCGCATGAACCATTCATGGTTGTCCCTGatgaatgaatggtctggatcatcttgTACATGTGTGTTTCTTTATGAATTAGTTATTCATTATACACATATTCACACCCCACGACACACATAATATATAATTATCACATAAAACCCATAGTACGGTAAGCCGCACGAAGTGTTACCCCACTACTTGTGATTGGATACAAAAGCCAAACTGATCCACTCACCAGATGCAAgccaactaaccacttgctctaaaagctcaaattgatagatcatgatgaattaatccctttatctcatggtCCGGGcctcacatgggttaggacctctgtCTAATCCCTAATGAGCCCTACTTCACACGAGCCACTCACTTCACACGAGTGAGACTCGCCTCACACGGCCGCCCACTCCTGAGTgtacccctacatcccacaggcaatCTACTCAAacccggtgtaaaaatgccctGCATTAGGCACATACATTGGGTGAGATGTcaatttcaatggtgtggccaaGCCGATGAGTGGACAACCAACCATTTTTCCAACTAAGCCAAGATCTTTCTAGTGGGCCATTATAGtctttagaaagaaaaaaaatgtcatCTTGTTCTAACAACCAACATGCGTTTTGTTGCACCAGGGTCCTCATACAAATATCGTGCAGCTATGTGACACTCCCTCTCCATGCATTGGTAACACAGGTATTTACATTTTCCATCACTTGCATTATATCCATCCATCATCAGAAATTCCATTgcaatttctggtgggccatcataATCTAGCATGATAATATATATCCACAGATGGGTTCAAACATGAAGCCCACCATATTCAATGAAACAGTAGCTACAGCTCTAAGGAAATGGCACCACACTGCTAGAAAGCACGTAAAGGCAAACCGCAACCAGTCTGGGACCATTACACCAACGTCTCCGAGAACACCAAGGACCCCCACCCACGGCTTCTCGCCCATCCATCTCTTACGCCATCACCAGAGCGAGGTCGACAGCCGATTCTATCACTCCGATAACGAATGTTCAGATGCCGAAGGATCACCCTCCCCATCGGACCACATGTTCGAGGGCTCATCTTACCATCAATATGGACAATGGAGCCGGGCCGAACTGGAGAGAGAAATGGAAGACTTTCCTACACAGCCAACGGTGACGGGTCAACATGAAATCAATGTAAATTCTGCTGATTTCTCCTTTGCCAAGTGACGACGACGATGATTTTTATGGAGCTTGGACTACAGCTTTCTTTCTATGGAAATTCACACCATCGTCGCCACCTTTCGTTGATTCCATGCAACAGCAATTGCATCAATGGCCACAGCATGGATGTGGAATGGGCCCATGCAATGGTGCAACACATTGGATGACAttttatgtaatataatatgatTGTGATGCACTGAGCAATCGTTTATATTGTATGAAAGATGgaatgatatttttaagatgtttTATACATTGTCTGGACAACATGGGTCAAGCTGTGAGTTTCTAGGTATTTGAATTAggagtggcaatgggctgggttagGGTTGGGTCCTTGCGCTGGCCCTAGGTCGTGAATTGCCAACTTGTTCCAGTCGACTCAGACCAGCTGGTCAAGCCCAATCAGATTCAATACCGCAGTCATCACTCAAAATATGCATGACTTGCCGTGACTCGGGCAAGTTGTGACTCGACTTGAGATTGAATGAGTTAGTTCAAGTCACCGAGTCAAAAAACAATGCCCTATAGGACTAGGCCTGAATGAGTAGGAATGGCTCTACTGATCTCCTCAGGTATAGAGAAGATTTAAATGATCAATGGTTGAAAATAGTCCAGTCGCTATAAGGAATATGGAATTTACGTGCATGTTTACTAGCGGCCAACATAAACGGCTAGTTTATATATGAGTTGCCGGCGGTTTCAAGTGGCCATTGGTAAAAGTATCTACTGGCGGTCACAAAGTCAGCGGTCATCAAAATCCCCAGATAAACGGTCCCAGCAAAATCATCTTTTTCATTTCCGCCAATCCCAAAAatatcccctctctctctctctctctctcttcatttctagggtttttctaaTTCTTCTCTACCCATAAGAGATTTCTTTATTCGTTTTCTATGAGATACAATCTTTTTCGATTCTCCTCTATCGATGAGAGATTTGAAATAGATATCTCGCATTTCACCTTCAAAAAGCATTTTTGTCTGAAAAATATTGACTTCTTCCCAGTAGaaaaatgttatattttactAGTAAACATGCCCTTTTCGAAAACTCCCTACCAAACCCTCTCCATCTCATTCACTCACTTCCCTCCTAACAGAAACCTTAACTCTACTATCAGTCGATCCCTCTCTTAGTGTTTGTTGGATTTTCATTAGACAGATTTTGTGTGTATTAACCAAATGGACCATTCGATTTGTAATATTTCTTTGCATGTTGAGATGCATTTCTAATGTATGGAGGTTTTGATTTGTGAATTTTGATTGGGACTCTTCCTTTGGGGTTTGTGATTTGGGcatgttgaatttttatttttattttttaaactttaaTTTGGGTGTTTCATTTGGGGTTCTTGATTTGGGTATCTGATTTAGGAATTTATGATATAGGATTTGATTCGGGGTTATGATTTAGGAGTTTTAATTTCGAAATTTGTTTTGGGAATTTTAATTTGGGATTCTAGTTAGGGATTTTGATATGGACATTTTATTTGGTACATTTGATTTGGGCCTTATTGAATTAGGACTACTGATTATCTTTCTTAACCATCACCTATAGTCTTTAATAATCTCCAAAGATGGGTTTGGTGTTGTGcaaatttgggttgggttaggccAGGTTAGAAATAATCACATCATGTATTCAGGTCAAGTTAGATCGGCTTTGATCGGTCAGatgaatttactatttttagtaagttattATTTTAGGATGACATGAAGTTATGGCTTATATAAGTCATATTAATGGCATCATCACGATCGATTTtattctcttttgtttttaggtttttcACCTTGTGAATTGGAGGTTTATGTTAGAGGAAGAAGAGGGCAATCTCTTCCTGCCCCTTTCCACCACATACCCGCTATGCCATTTCTCCAATTTCATCTCCTTTTTTAATTcaatttcttccattttcgtcCTTCAATTTGAAAATGCTAGTCTAAAATTTATGTCAATGTATGCAAAGTATCCATAGATATGGATTTCTAACTTGTTTCTACCAAAGCTATATCAAAGAACTGAATATAAGGAAGCAAAACTAATTTATCACCAAATGAGTTCTGGCTCGTTTTTACTCTTTGATTTGATTTCTCTCAAAACAATTCAAATGGATCGTTGCCTAAATCCTCCTATAGACAATTCTTCCAAAACATTTTAGGAAAAGaggtttttttttgggttttatgatttttttttattctctccCTCATTTAATTGTTGGCATCTCAACAATGTATGTATCTTCAGGGCTCTCTCAAAGATAGTTTTTTGTTGTTCTTATTCTTTAGGAAAAAGATACTTGCTTACTTTTCAATTATCTCTTTCCATTTCCATCATGTCCATTAAAATTGTTGCATTCTGATAAATGGTCATCTCTTTATTATTCAATAAAGGGTTCTAAGTATTGTATTTTGTTTGTTGGTGATTATTCTAAATATTTTTGGATTCATCCTATGAATCTTAAAGCAATGCtttagattattttgagaaatttaaaatttttattaaattttttctttcaaaactaaTCCAtcacaaatagatggatggagagaATATATTAGCAACTATTTTTAACTTTTTCTCTCTCAACATAGGACCTTTTGCCACATGTCATGTCCCTAAATAATGGAGTATCTGAATGGAAGCATTAACATATAGTTAATACTAATCTCACACTTTTAGCTCATGCCGGTATGCCTTCTATCTTTCGAGTTGAAGCTTTCAATGCCTCGAATGACTTAATTAATAGACTTCCTAACAAAGTGTTAGACTATATATCTCCACATGAAATTTATTTCACAAGACTCCAAACTATTCTACTCCTCAGTGTTTGGATGTACTTACAtccttataataaaaataaattagaatttaGATCCAAACAATGTGGTGTTTTTTTGGGACATTCTCTTCACCATCAAGGATTTAGGTTTTGGATAAAGACACTAGGAGGGTCGTTCTATCTCGTCATGTCATTTGTATTTCCCTACACGCCCTCCCCTGATTTTCATTCCAAGGAATCGGCTTCACCGGTAGCCATTTATCCATTATAACCATCTTCCTTGTAACGACTACCTAATCTTAATGCTATACCCAACCTGTCATTTTCCCCATCTCCCACTGATTTACCTGCACAACCTCCATTGCCCCATAGTCCTAATTCACCCTCTATTCCTTTACCTAAACAGCTTACACCATCTCATACATCATCTTTTCCTTTATATGAACAACCCACCTTGTCCCACCCACAATAACCTTTAGTTCAATAGTGAAACACAGTATCATTCGGCTGGTCTTAACTCTTGACCAACATTAGAAAATGCAGCAACTTGATGTTCAAAATCCCTTTCTCCATggcattttaaataaaaaaaagtttATATGCgaaaacactacaagaaaacgcGGCTTTATTGGCGCAATTTTTACCAACGGCCATCTATAACTATCAGTGATAATGAGAATCACCAGCAGCCGTCTAAAAAGCCCCTAATTTTGGTATGTGGGTACCAGTAAAACGTTggttatttaaattttttttaaaaaaacgtcGAGAGGGtttttcatttccctctctctgttCCTATTTTGTCGCTCTCccttcctcatttctctctctcgtCTCGTGCGCTTCTCTCATCTTGGATTTGAAACTTTCAATCTCTTATCTTGCCTCCGAATCTcattctctcttatttctcttcctttcttctcattctcGGGATTCTTAAATCAGATATAGAGTTATAGATCGAGTAAGCTCGGCAACTTGCAGACttttgggggccttgcacaaaaccttacgatctagcctcccgaaacaaaccaaaattatggaataataaagcaatgaaataaatcaaagcataaaccacaccacacaaggaAATTTTTACgtaaaaaaccctcaaagaggtaaaaactacgggacctcatccatatcaacaatccactatgaagt
This region includes:
- the LOC131224241 gene encoding MLO-like protein 6; translated protein: MSNFLVLLLVRFYFIVQVVGPSHLSVILLLILQGKVAFVSTYAIHQLHISIFVLAVVHVLYCIITLFLGWAKMRKWKVWEQETKTVEYQFSHDPERFRFARETSFGRQHLNFWSRSPVLIWTVCFFRQFVRSVPKVDYLTLRHATHTIILLVGTKLQVIITRMGLQIQDRGDVVKGIPVVQPADKHFWFHRPRLVLFLINFVLFQNAFQLAFFVWTWYTFGLRSCFHEHLEDVIIRISMGVLIQISCSYVTLPLHALVTQMGSNMKPTIFNETVATALRKWHHTARKHVKANRNQSGTITPTSPRTPRTPTHGFSPIHLLRHHQSEVDSRFYHSDNECSDAEGSPSPSDHMFEGSSYHQYGQWSRAELEREMEDFPTQPTVTGQHEINVNSADFSFAK